In a genomic window of Zingiber officinale cultivar Zhangliang chromosome 9B, Zo_v1.1, whole genome shotgun sequence:
- the LOC122022479 gene encoding protein RGF1 INDUCIBLE TRANSCRIPTION FACTOR 1-like: MMMRRVAASLVPPWLEPLLSTRFFAACPVHPDAPRSECNMFCLDCGGSASSFCFYCRSDRHSGHRVIQIRRSSYHDVVRVAEIQKELDISGVQTYVINSARVLFLNERPQPRGGGRGGGSGGGGGASSSASSPHICEICARSLLDPFRFCSLGCKLVGIKRNGDATFLLTPGDEAAEGGGGGGESSTTAAAEESKGGRRGRWGGGSREGTTHDTRGPAPPPPPPATSRRRKGIPHRAPFAS, from the exons ATGATGATGAGGCGGGTGGCGGCGTCGCTGGTGCCGCCGTGGCTGGAGCCCCTGCTCTCCACCCGTTTCTTTGCCGCTTGCCCTGTCCACCCCGACGCGCCCCGCAGCGAGTGCAACATGTTCTGCCTTGATTGCGGCGGTTCCGCTTCCTCCTTCTGCTTTTATTGCCGCTCCGATCGCCACTCCGGCCACCGTGTCATCCAG ATACGGCGGTCGTCGTACCACGACGTGGTGCGGGTAGCAGAGATCCAGAAGGAATTGGACATCAGCGGCGTTCAGACATACGTCATCAACAGCGCGAGGGTGTTGTTCCTCAACGAGCGCCCGCAGCCGCGCGGTGGCGGGCGGGGGGgcggcagcggcggcggcggcggcgcctcCTCTTCCGCCTCGTCCCCTCACATATGTGAGATCTGTGCCCGCTCCCTCCTCGATCCCTTCCGGTTTTGCTCCCTCGGATGCAAG TTGGTGGGGATAAAGCGGAACGGAGACGCGACCTTCTTGCTCACCCCCGGCGACGAGGCGGCcgaaggcggcggcggcggcggggaGTCATCGACAACGGCGGCGGCGGAAGAGAGCAAGGGCGGGAGGAGAGGGAGGTGGGGCGGCGGATCGCGAGAAGGAACAACGCACGACACCCGTGGCCCTGCACCCCCTCCGCCGCCGCCGGCCACCTCGAGGAGGCGAAAGGGCATCCCCCACCGCGCCCCTTTCGCCTCCTAA
- the LOC122025002 gene encoding rRNA 2'-O-methyltransferase fibrillarin 1-like, whose protein sequence is MRPPRGGGSFRGRSDGGGGRGRGRGMGGRGGGGEGRGGARGRGGGRGGRGGRGRGGGRGGGMKGGSKVVVQPHRHDGVFVAKGKEDALCTKNMVPGESVYGEKRVSVQNEDGTKVEYRIWNPFRSKLAAAILGGVDNIWIAPGTRVLYLGAASGTTVSHVSDIVGPTGVVYAVEFSHRSGRDLVNMAKKHTNVIPIIEDARHPARYRMLVGMVDVVFSDVAQPDQARILALNASYFLKNGGHFVISIKANCIDSTVPAEAVFAQEVKKLQAEQFKPSEQVTLEPFERDHACVVGSYRMPKKQKLATES, encoded by the exons ATGAGACCTCCAAGAG GCGGTGGTAGCTTCAGGGGCCGGAGCGATGGAGGTGGAGGGAGAGGCAGGGGGAGAGGTATGGGAGGTCGAGGCGGTGGTGGTGAAGGCCGTGGGGGTGCAAGGGGCCGTGGCGGCGGACGAGGAGGTAGGGGAGGAAGAGGACGCGGGGGAGGCCGCGGTGGGGGGATGAAGGGCGGGAGTAAGGTCGTCGTCCAGCCACACAGGCACGACGGAGTTTTCGTGGCTAAGGGGAAGGAAGACGCACTCTGCACGAAGAACATGGTACCTGGTGAATCTGTTTATGGAGAGAAGCGAGTTTCTGTTCAG AATGAAGATGGGACTAAAGTTGAGTACAGGATATGGAATCCTTTCCGATCAAAACTTGCAGCTGCTATACTTGGTGGCGTGGACAACATTTGGATT GCTCCTGGAACTCGTGTACTTTATCTTGGTGCTGCATCAGGGACCACGGTGTCTCATGTTTCTGACATTGTTGGACCT ACAGGAGTTGTGTATGCGGTGGAATTTTCACATAGAAGTGGTAGAGATCTTGTAAACATGGCGAAAAAGCATACCAATGTAATTCCCATAATAGAGGATGCTAGACATCCGGCTAGATATAGGATGTTAGTTGGCATGGTTGATGTTGTCTTTTCAGATGTGGCTCAGCCTGATCAG GCACGTATCTTAGCTCTGAATGCTTCTTATTTCTTGAAGAACGGTGGACATTTTGTAATTTCAATTAAG GCCAACTGCATCGACTCCACGGTTCCTGCTGAGGCTGTTTTTGCCCAAGAAGTGAAGAAATTGCAGGCTGAACAATTCAAACCGTCTGAGCAAGTCACATTGGAACCATTTGAAAGAGATCATGCCTGTGTTGTCGGCAGCTACCGCATGCCAAAGAAGCAGAAACTAGCCACTGAAAGCTGA